A genomic window from Sebastes fasciatus isolate fSebFas1 chromosome 7, fSebFas1.pri, whole genome shotgun sequence includes:
- the LOC141770570 gene encoding inositol polyphosphate 5-phosphatase K-like isoform X2, giving the protein MMMEETEQQPDAQQADLSLRKGNYEADSFRLHMVTWNVATADPPDDLTLLLQLNSPKSPDLYVIGLQEVYSGPLRFVSDTVFDDPWSHLFMTTLAPRKYVKVSSIRMQGLLLLFFSKLEHVPFIRDIQATYTRTGIFGYWGNKGGVSVRLSFYGHMLCFLNCHLAAHMKYATERVDEFEYIMDRQTFDCKKAPRIVDHRLVFWFGDLNFRIHDHGMHFVRTCINDQTYNLLWSNDQLTMMKKKEQMLQEFEEGPLDFQPTYKFDLNSDTYDSSGKKRKPAWTDRILWRLRPNAPPPDERDDNRVGLDAKNVGHVEEDEEYPLKIRQDLYTSNMEYVISDHKPVVSVFTLELRKMYETPLVLLQAEGDWSADIDAMVLYSPLQPFPSSTWDWIGLFKVGFASVSDYITYTWVKDDEVAFNEEFIQVYVSKEEIPVRGGECVLCYYSHTLQCIIGISEPFKVHESMVASEEGLMPERINGLDKTVAGEDLLN; this is encoded by the exons ATGATGATGGAGGAGACTGAGCAGCAGCCAGATGCCCAGCAGGCAGACCTCAGTTTGAGGAAGGGAAACTACGAGGCAGACAGCTTCAG GCTGCACATGGTGACGTGGAACGTGGCCACGGCTGATCCTCCAGATGACCTGACCTTGCTTCTCCAGCTGAACTCCCCAAAGAGCCCAGACCTCTACGTCATCGG tttGCAGGAGGTGTACTCGGGGCCATTGAGGTTTGTGTCAGACACTGTGTTCGATGACCCATGGAGTCATTTGTTTATGACCACCTTGGCACCACGGAAATACGTTAAG gtgtcATCCATCAGAATGCAgggtctgctgctgctcttctttTCCAAACTGGAGCACGTCCCCTTCATCAGAGACATCCAGgccacatacacacgcacaggCATTTTCGGTTACTgg GGTAACAAAGGCGGCGTGTCTGTCCGCCTGTCCTTCTATGGCCACATGCTCTGTTTCCTCAACTGTCACTTGGCTGCACATATGAAATACGCAACAGAGAGAGTGGATGAGTTTGAGTACATCATGGACAGGCAGACCTTTGACTGTAAAAAGGCTCCGAGAATTGTTGACCACCG GCTGGTGTTCTGGTTTGGAGATCTCAACTTCAGAATTCATGACCACGGCATGCACTTTGTGCGCACCTGTATCAATGATCAAACCTACAACCTGCTGTGGAGCAATGACCAG TTGACCATGATGAAGAAGAAAGAACAGATGCTCCAGGAGTTTGAGGAAGGGCCTCTGGACTTTCAACCCACGTACAAGTTTGACTTAAACTCCGATACGTACGACAGCAG CGGAAAGAAGCGTAAGCCCGCGTGGACCGACAGGATTCTGTGGCGTCTCCGACCCAACGCCCCGCCCCCTGACGAGCGAGACGACAACAGGGTTGGACTAGATGCGAAGAATGTCGGGCATgtggaagaggatgaggagtaCCCGCTGAAGATCAGGCAGGACttgtacaccagcaacatgGAGTACGTCATCAGTGACCACAAGCCTGTCGTCAGCGTCTTCACACTGGAG CTGAGGAAGATGTACGAGACTCCTCTGGTGCTTCTGCAGGCAGAGGGCGACTGGAGCGCAGACATCGACGCCATGGTTCTCTACAGCCCTCTGCAGCCGTTCCCCTCCAGTACATGGGACTGGATCGGACTCTTTAAG GTTGGATTCGCCAGCGTGTCGGACTACATCACCTACACGTGGGTCAAAGACGACGAAGTGGCCTTCAATGAAGAATTCATACAG GTATATGTTAGTAAAGAGGAAATCCCTGTGCGGGGAGGAGAGTGTGTGCTGTGCTACTACAGTCATACTCTGCAGTGCATCATTGGAATCAGTGAACCATTCAAG GTACATGAGTCCATGGTAGCCAGCGAGGAAGGCTTGATGCCCGAGAGGATCAACGGACTTGACAAAACCGTAGCGGGTGAAGACTTATTGAACTGA
- the LOC141770570 gene encoding inositol polyphosphate 5-phosphatase K-like isoform X1 translates to MMMEETEQQPDAQQADLSLRKGNYEADSFRLHMVTWNVATADPPDDLTLLLQLNSPKSPDLYVIGLQEVYSGPLRFVSDTVFDDPWSHLFMTTLAPRKYVKVSSIRMQGLLLLFFSKLEHVPFIRDIQATYTRTGIFGYWGNKGGVSVRLSFYGHMLCFLNCHLAAHMKYATERVDEFEYIMDRQTFDCKKAPRIVDHRLVFWFGDLNFRIHDHGMHFVRTCINDQTYNLLWSNDQLTMMKKKEQMLQEFEEGPLDFQPTYKFDLNSDTYDSRLYRTWFGFNGKKRKPAWTDRILWRLRPNAPPPDERDDNRVGLDAKNVGHVEEDEEYPLKIRQDLYTSNMEYVISDHKPVVSVFTLELRKMYETPLVLLQAEGDWSADIDAMVLYSPLQPFPSSTWDWIGLFKVGFASVSDYITYTWVKDDEVAFNEEFIQVYVSKEEIPVRGGECVLCYYSHTLQCIIGISEPFKVHESMVASEEGLMPERINGLDKTVAGEDLLN, encoded by the exons ATGATGATGGAGGAGACTGAGCAGCAGCCAGATGCCCAGCAGGCAGACCTCAGTTTGAGGAAGGGAAACTACGAGGCAGACAGCTTCAG GCTGCACATGGTGACGTGGAACGTGGCCACGGCTGATCCTCCAGATGACCTGACCTTGCTTCTCCAGCTGAACTCCCCAAAGAGCCCAGACCTCTACGTCATCGG tttGCAGGAGGTGTACTCGGGGCCATTGAGGTTTGTGTCAGACACTGTGTTCGATGACCCATGGAGTCATTTGTTTATGACCACCTTGGCACCACGGAAATACGTTAAG gtgtcATCCATCAGAATGCAgggtctgctgctgctcttctttTCCAAACTGGAGCACGTCCCCTTCATCAGAGACATCCAGgccacatacacacgcacaggCATTTTCGGTTACTgg GGTAACAAAGGCGGCGTGTCTGTCCGCCTGTCCTTCTATGGCCACATGCTCTGTTTCCTCAACTGTCACTTGGCTGCACATATGAAATACGCAACAGAGAGAGTGGATGAGTTTGAGTACATCATGGACAGGCAGACCTTTGACTGTAAAAAGGCTCCGAGAATTGTTGACCACCG GCTGGTGTTCTGGTTTGGAGATCTCAACTTCAGAATTCATGACCACGGCATGCACTTTGTGCGCACCTGTATCAATGATCAAACCTACAACCTGCTGTGGAGCAATGACCAG TTGACCATGATGAAGAAGAAAGAACAGATGCTCCAGGAGTTTGAGGAAGGGCCTCTGGACTTTCAACCCACGTACAAGTTTGACTTAAACTCCGATACGTACGACAGCAG ACTCTACAGGACATGGTTTGGCTTTAA CGGAAAGAAGCGTAAGCCCGCGTGGACCGACAGGATTCTGTGGCGTCTCCGACCCAACGCCCCGCCCCCTGACGAGCGAGACGACAACAGGGTTGGACTAGATGCGAAGAATGTCGGGCATgtggaagaggatgaggagtaCCCGCTGAAGATCAGGCAGGACttgtacaccagcaacatgGAGTACGTCATCAGTGACCACAAGCCTGTCGTCAGCGTCTTCACACTGGAG CTGAGGAAGATGTACGAGACTCCTCTGGTGCTTCTGCAGGCAGAGGGCGACTGGAGCGCAGACATCGACGCCATGGTTCTCTACAGCCCTCTGCAGCCGTTCCCCTCCAGTACATGGGACTGGATCGGACTCTTTAAG GTTGGATTCGCCAGCGTGTCGGACTACATCACCTACACGTGGGTCAAAGACGACGAAGTGGCCTTCAATGAAGAATTCATACAG GTATATGTTAGTAAAGAGGAAATCCCTGTGCGGGGAGGAGAGTGTGTGCTGTGCTACTACAGTCATACTCTGCAGTGCATCATTGGAATCAGTGAACCATTCAAG GTACATGAGTCCATGGTAGCCAGCGAGGAAGGCTTGATGCCCGAGAGGATCAACGGACTTGACAAAACCGTAGCGGGTGAAGACTTATTGAACTGA
- the xaf1 gene encoding XIAP-associated factor 1 isoform X1, translating into MENTEEATRTCDKCHKEVAEANFALHETHCRRFLCLCPDCKEHVPREQLNEHRETQHTLVRCSKCNQKMERCQLTDHESDDCVERLQSCQFCELELPVKELDEHCLACGSRTELCRECGRYVTLKDQPEHDLTCSAADDGSGPPQTTSKLPPNNTTTTTATCSRCMVSLPAEEIEEHELKCVPATRLDDEEAAPEEEESKEEGEDEGDFSEQGATPRLSSTYKAMSLSNGPSRGPWVNGVDPDQISTCPHCHLALPIFTLRWHQVKCQILIHLK; encoded by the exons ATGGAGAACACCGAGGAGGCAACACGCACCTGCGACAAGTG ccacaAAGAGGTTGCAGAAGCCAACTTCGCTCTGCATGAAACACACTGCCGACGCTTCTTATGTCTCTGTCCTGACTGTAAGGAACACGTTCCCAGAGAGCAACTGAacgaacacagagagacacagcacACCCTG GTGAGGTGCTCCAAGTGTAACCAGAAGATGGAACGCTGTCAACTAACGGATCATGAG TCTGATGACTGTGTGGAGCGTCTGCAGAGCTGTCAGTTCTGCGAGCTGGAGCTGCCGGTGAAGGAGCTGGACGAACACTGTCTGGCCTGCGGAAGTCGAACTGAACTCTGCAGGGAGTGCGGCCGCTACGTCACCCTGAAGGACCAGCCCGAGCACGACTTGACCTGCTCAGCTGCTGACGATGGCTCAGGTCCTCCTCAGACTACCAGCAAACTACCACCAAACAACA caacaacaacaacagcgacTTGTAGCAGATGTATGGTGTCATTACCAGCTGAGGAGATAGAAGAACATGAG CTGAAGTGTGTTCCAGCGACCAGGTTGGACGATGAAGAGGCCGcgccagaggaggaagagagcaaGGAAGAGGGCGAGGATGAGGGTGATTTCTCCGAGCAGGGGGCCACTCCTCGGCTAAGCAGCACCTATAAGGCGATGTCCCTGTCAAACGGACCCAGCAGAGGTCCCTGGGTCAATGGAGTTGACCCAGACCAGATCAGCACCTGCCCCCACTGTCACCTGGCCCTGCCCATCTTCACACTACGTTGGCATCAG GTGAAGTGCCAAATCCTCATTCACCTGAAATAA
- the xaf1 gene encoding XIAP-associated factor 1 isoform X2, with protein sequence MENTEEATRTCDKCHKEVAEANFALHETHCRRFLCLCPDCKEHVPREQLNEHRETQHTLVRCSKCNQKMERCQLTDHESDDCVERLQSCQFCELELPVKELDEHCLACGSRTELCRECGRYVTLKDQPEHDLTCSAADDGSGPPQTTSKLPPNNTTTTATCSRCMVSLPAEEIEEHELKCVPATRLDDEEAAPEEEESKEEGEDEGDFSEQGATPRLSSTYKAMSLSNGPSRGPWVNGVDPDQISTCPHCHLALPIFTLRWHQVKCQILIHLK encoded by the exons ATGGAGAACACCGAGGAGGCAACACGCACCTGCGACAAGTG ccacaAAGAGGTTGCAGAAGCCAACTTCGCTCTGCATGAAACACACTGCCGACGCTTCTTATGTCTCTGTCCTGACTGTAAGGAACACGTTCCCAGAGAGCAACTGAacgaacacagagagacacagcacACCCTG GTGAGGTGCTCCAAGTGTAACCAGAAGATGGAACGCTGTCAACTAACGGATCATGAG TCTGATGACTGTGTGGAGCGTCTGCAGAGCTGTCAGTTCTGCGAGCTGGAGCTGCCGGTGAAGGAGCTGGACGAACACTGTCTGGCCTGCGGAAGTCGAACTGAACTCTGCAGGGAGTGCGGCCGCTACGTCACCCTGAAGGACCAGCCCGAGCACGACTTGACCTGCTCAGCTGCTGACGATGGCTCAGGTCCTCCTCAGACTACCAGCAAACTACCACCAAACAACA caacaacaacagcgacTTGTAGCAGATGTATGGTGTCATTACCAGCTGAGGAGATAGAAGAACATGAG CTGAAGTGTGTTCCAGCGACCAGGTTGGACGATGAAGAGGCCGcgccagaggaggaagagagcaaGGAAGAGGGCGAGGATGAGGGTGATTTCTCCGAGCAGGGGGCCACTCCTCGGCTAAGCAGCACCTATAAGGCGATGTCCCTGTCAAACGGACCCAGCAGAGGTCCCTGGGTCAATGGAGTTGACCCAGACCAGATCAGCACCTGCCCCCACTGTCACCTGGCCCTGCCCATCTTCACACTACGTTGGCATCAG GTGAAGTGCCAAATCCTCATTCACCTGAAATAA
- the LOC141770565 gene encoding coiled-coil domain-containing protein 150-like isoform X2, with protein MSRSSTLPLSVGAPAAPETLSLLHRRLMLAEEEAEALVQDMGALGVSRDQILGSTQRMDASQRPVSPLKMHRVPGAEGMLWQQCDSLVSRVCRMESLLQTLKLTIFRLETERELDPSHTAHLKQQLAALQQESEEEQQVSRWEVMKLRDKLQQAYQERDEARTEVQRLGETLEVATAAKMDVAFAAEELKIVKLEMSQKLMEMKEQMRQESGRSVEAMKSHCELLQRVEEMETVVDTERRQALLLQSDCQAIHVQVQTSRQQLEEEKDRGRQLEEHRRQLKEQTAMKDSLVSELKTELKSVCLALQRQQTENSKLLMEGRELRSAADRVQTLNKQLESQCSQLSSALRSLSVENEEQQANLMGERRLVVKELQERDLLLESARHNIHTELQVALTDKFSLQLELEKLKGEHVQLLQSSSIAQETTVTQRELLERTIQRLRGELSRATKEEGAMRKDLEGSKNELRLVVTKLEDERSSLETQLSEAKWEVRSLSSALQSQQDENRRLMGKHSVQRVDKMLKDLTDKNMQDHEKGKLKISELEALQGVCGPTGGIGQTLESILASQTRLQLNSQTLQQELGGRDQEPSTLKKDRLQAQREIRKHQVEVEKLQRLLTSTHSKSNRALESLQKASDTAKVDNKRLAQSLEQSVLTNSSLHRKLEQARDQYQAAITLRDKELCEARIKISHLSEALGAVKQQTREDYESSMKMHREISEEKELTDSKPPEVRMDCQQVLRKREAEWERWTSTIRRWEAKRELAHIAGGSKPVRTQLTTQSH; from the exons ATGTCCCGCTCATCCACCCTGCCCCTCAGTGTTGGGGCCCCAGCAGCCCCAGAGACTCTGTCCCTGCTGCACCGGCGCCTGATGTTGGCCGAGGAGGAAGCTGAGGCTCTTGTTCAAGACATGGGGGCACTTGGGGTTTCCAGGGACCAAATCTTGGGATCTACTCAGAGAATGGATGCCAGTCAGCGTCCTGTAAGTCCTCTTAAGATGCATCGGGTCCCTGGGGCTGAGGGCATGCTGTGGCAACAGTGTGACTCTCTAGTGAGCCGGGTGTGTCGCATGGAAAGTCTGCTACAGACCCTCAAACTCACCATCTTCCGCCTGGAGACTGAGAGAGAGCTGGACCCCTCTCACACAG CACATCTGAAGCAGCAGCTGGCAGCGCTGCAGCAGGAGAGTGAGGAGGAGCAACAGGTCTCCAGGTGGGAGGTGATGAAACTCAGGGACAAACTTCAGCAGGCTTACCAGGAGAGAGACGAAGCTCGCACAGAGGTGCAGAGGCTGGGGGAGACATTGGAGGTAGCTACTGCCGCCAAG ATGGATGTGGCTTTTGCTGCCGAGGAGCTGAAGATTGTCAAATTAGAGATGAGTCAGAAACTGATGGAG ATGAAAGAGCAGATGAGACAGGAGTCCGGCCGCTCCGTTGAAGCCATGAAATCTCACTGCGAGCTTCTCCAGCGTGTTGAGGAGATGGAGACAGTGGTggacacagagaggagacag gctctgctgctgcagtcgGATTGCCAGGCCATACATGTGCAGGTCCAGACCAGCCGGCAGCAGCTGgaggaagaaaaagacagaggCCGACAGCTGGAGGAGCACCGTCGGCAGCTCAAAGAACAGACAG CGATGAAGGACTCTCTTGTGTCTGAGTTGAAAACCGAACTGAAA AGTGTTTGTCTGGCCCTTCAGAGGCAGCAGACAGAAAACAGTAAACTCCTGATGGAGGGCAGAGAGCTGAGATCTGCTGCTGACAGAGTCCAG ACCCTGAATAAGCAGCTGGAAAGTCAGTGTTCCCAGCTCAGTTCTGCCCTACGTTCACTCTCAGTGGAGAATGAAGAACAGCAGGCCAACTTAATG GGAGAGAGGAGGCTGGTGGTCAAGGAACTGCAAGAGCGCGACCTGCTGCTGGAGTCAGCCAGACACAATATCCACACTGAGCTGCAGGTGGCGCTAACAGATAAATTTAGCCTGCAGCTGGAGCT aGAGAAGCTCAAAGGCGAACACGTACAGCTCCTGCAGAGCTCCTCCATTGCACAAGAGACAACGGTTACTCAGAGGGAACTATTGGAGCGAACCATTCAGAGGCTACGGGGGGAGCTGAGCAGGGCCACAAAAGAGGAGGGGGCAATGAGGAAAGACCTGGAGGGTTCAAAAAACGAG TTACGTCTTGTTGTCACTAAGTTGGAGGATGAGAGGAGCAGTCTGGAGACCCAACTCAGTGAGGCCAAG TGGGAGGTGAGATCTCTAAGCTCAGCCTTACAGAGCCAGCAGGATGAGAACAGGAGGCTCATGGGAAAG CATTCAGTGCAGCGTGTGGACAAGATGCTGAAGGACCTAACTGACAAGAACATGCAAGACCATGAGAAAGGGAAACTTAag ATCAGTGAGCTAGAGGCCTTGCAGGGTGTCTGTGGTCCTACAGGGGGCATCGGTCAAACCCTTGAAAGCATCCTGGCCTCCCAAACCAGACTCCAACTCAACAGTCAGACCCTGCAGCAGGAGCTGGGGGGGCGAGATCAGGAGCCGTCCACACTCAAGAAGGACAG GCTGCAGGCTCAGAGAGAAATCAGGAAACATCAAGTAGAGGTGGAGAAACTCCAGCGACTTCTGACATCGACTCACTCCAAGAGCAACAGAGCT CTTGAGTCCTTGCAGAAGGCCTCGGATACAGCCAAAGTGGACAACAAGAGGCTGGCCCAGAGTTTGGAGCAGTCTGTGTTGACCAACAGCAGTTTACACCGCAAACTGGAGCAGGCCAGAGACCAGTACCAGGCTGCCATCACACTGAG AGATAAGGAGCTGTGCGAGGCCCGGATTAAGATCAGTCATTTGTCTGAAGCACTGGGCGCTGTAAAGCAACAAACTAGGGAGGACTATGAATCTTCCATGAAGATGCATCGAGAAATCTCAGAG GAGAAGGAGCTGACTGACAGCAAGCCCCCGGAGGTCAGGATGGACTGCCAGCAg GTTTTACGCAAACGGGAGGCAGAGTGGGAGAGGTGGACGTCTACCATCCGACGCTGGGAGGCCAAGAGAGAGCTGGCTCACATCGCTGGAGGATCCAAGCCTGTGAGGACACAGCTGACAACACAATCACACTGA
- the LOC141770565 gene encoding coiled-coil domain-containing protein 150-like isoform X1: MSRSSTLPLSVGAPAAPETLSLLHRRLMLAEEEAEALVQDMGALGVSRDQILGSTQRMDASQRPVSPLKMHRVPGAEGMLWQQCDSLVSRVCRMESLLQTLKLTIFRLETERELDPSHTAHLKQQLAALQQESEEEQQVSRWEVMKLRDKLQQAYQERDEARTEVQRLGETLEVATAAKMDVAFAAEELKIVKLEMSQKLMEMKEQMRQESGRSVEAMKSHCELLQRVEEMETVVDTERRQALLLQSDCQAIHVQVQTSRQQLEEEKDRGRQLEEHRRQLKEQTAMKDSLVSELKTELKSVCLALQRQQTENSKLLMEGRELRSAADRVQTLNKQLESQCSQLSSALRSLSVENEEQQANLMGERRLVVKELQERDLLLESARHNIHTELQVALTDKFSLQLELEKLKGEHVQLLQSSSIAQETTVTQRELLERTIQRLRGELSRATKEEGAMRKDLEGSKNELRLVVTKLEDERSSLETQLSEAKWEVRSLSSALQSQQDENRRLMGKVHSVQRVDKMLKDLTDKNMQDHEKGKLKISELEALQGVCGPTGGIGQTLESILASQTRLQLNSQTLQQELGGRDQEPSTLKKDRLQAQREIRKHQVEVEKLQRLLTSTHSKSNRALESLQKASDTAKVDNKRLAQSLEQSVLTNSSLHRKLEQARDQYQAAITLRDKELCEARIKISHLSEALGAVKQQTREDYESSMKMHREISEEKELTDSKPPEVRMDCQQVLRKREAEWERWTSTIRRWEAKRELAHIAGGSKPVRTQLTTQSH, encoded by the exons ATGTCCCGCTCATCCACCCTGCCCCTCAGTGTTGGGGCCCCAGCAGCCCCAGAGACTCTGTCCCTGCTGCACCGGCGCCTGATGTTGGCCGAGGAGGAAGCTGAGGCTCTTGTTCAAGACATGGGGGCACTTGGGGTTTCCAGGGACCAAATCTTGGGATCTACTCAGAGAATGGATGCCAGTCAGCGTCCTGTAAGTCCTCTTAAGATGCATCGGGTCCCTGGGGCTGAGGGCATGCTGTGGCAACAGTGTGACTCTCTAGTGAGCCGGGTGTGTCGCATGGAAAGTCTGCTACAGACCCTCAAACTCACCATCTTCCGCCTGGAGACTGAGAGAGAGCTGGACCCCTCTCACACAG CACATCTGAAGCAGCAGCTGGCAGCGCTGCAGCAGGAGAGTGAGGAGGAGCAACAGGTCTCCAGGTGGGAGGTGATGAAACTCAGGGACAAACTTCAGCAGGCTTACCAGGAGAGAGACGAAGCTCGCACAGAGGTGCAGAGGCTGGGGGAGACATTGGAGGTAGCTACTGCCGCCAAG ATGGATGTGGCTTTTGCTGCCGAGGAGCTGAAGATTGTCAAATTAGAGATGAGTCAGAAACTGATGGAG ATGAAAGAGCAGATGAGACAGGAGTCCGGCCGCTCCGTTGAAGCCATGAAATCTCACTGCGAGCTTCTCCAGCGTGTTGAGGAGATGGAGACAGTGGTggacacagagaggagacag gctctgctgctgcagtcgGATTGCCAGGCCATACATGTGCAGGTCCAGACCAGCCGGCAGCAGCTGgaggaagaaaaagacagaggCCGACAGCTGGAGGAGCACCGTCGGCAGCTCAAAGAACAGACAG CGATGAAGGACTCTCTTGTGTCTGAGTTGAAAACCGAACTGAAA AGTGTTTGTCTGGCCCTTCAGAGGCAGCAGACAGAAAACAGTAAACTCCTGATGGAGGGCAGAGAGCTGAGATCTGCTGCTGACAGAGTCCAG ACCCTGAATAAGCAGCTGGAAAGTCAGTGTTCCCAGCTCAGTTCTGCCCTACGTTCACTCTCAGTGGAGAATGAAGAACAGCAGGCCAACTTAATG GGAGAGAGGAGGCTGGTGGTCAAGGAACTGCAAGAGCGCGACCTGCTGCTGGAGTCAGCCAGACACAATATCCACACTGAGCTGCAGGTGGCGCTAACAGATAAATTTAGCCTGCAGCTGGAGCT aGAGAAGCTCAAAGGCGAACACGTACAGCTCCTGCAGAGCTCCTCCATTGCACAAGAGACAACGGTTACTCAGAGGGAACTATTGGAGCGAACCATTCAGAGGCTACGGGGGGAGCTGAGCAGGGCCACAAAAGAGGAGGGGGCAATGAGGAAAGACCTGGAGGGTTCAAAAAACGAG TTACGTCTTGTTGTCACTAAGTTGGAGGATGAGAGGAGCAGTCTGGAGACCCAACTCAGTGAGGCCAAG TGGGAGGTGAGATCTCTAAGCTCAGCCTTACAGAGCCAGCAGGATGAGAACAGGAGGCTCATGGGAAAGGTG CATTCAGTGCAGCGTGTGGACAAGATGCTGAAGGACCTAACTGACAAGAACATGCAAGACCATGAGAAAGGGAAACTTAag ATCAGTGAGCTAGAGGCCTTGCAGGGTGTCTGTGGTCCTACAGGGGGCATCGGTCAAACCCTTGAAAGCATCCTGGCCTCCCAAACCAGACTCCAACTCAACAGTCAGACCCTGCAGCAGGAGCTGGGGGGGCGAGATCAGGAGCCGTCCACACTCAAGAAGGACAG GCTGCAGGCTCAGAGAGAAATCAGGAAACATCAAGTAGAGGTGGAGAAACTCCAGCGACTTCTGACATCGACTCACTCCAAGAGCAACAGAGCT CTTGAGTCCTTGCAGAAGGCCTCGGATACAGCCAAAGTGGACAACAAGAGGCTGGCCCAGAGTTTGGAGCAGTCTGTGTTGACCAACAGCAGTTTACACCGCAAACTGGAGCAGGCCAGAGACCAGTACCAGGCTGCCATCACACTGAG AGATAAGGAGCTGTGCGAGGCCCGGATTAAGATCAGTCATTTGTCTGAAGCACTGGGCGCTGTAAAGCAACAAACTAGGGAGGACTATGAATCTTCCATGAAGATGCATCGAGAAATCTCAGAG GAGAAGGAGCTGACTGACAGCAAGCCCCCGGAGGTCAGGATGGACTGCCAGCAg GTTTTACGCAAACGGGAGGCAGAGTGGGAGAGGTGGACGTCTACCATCCGACGCTGGGAGGCCAAGAGAGAGCTGGCTCACATCGCTGGAGGATCCAAGCCTGTGAGGACACAGCTGACAACACAATCACACTGA